A region of the Litchfieldia alkalitelluris genome:
AAAGTTCTTTTAAAGTGCTTTTTACCAATACTTAGCGTTGCTTCCCCCATTTTTATAAAAGATGGAAACGGCGGAATATGTATGTGGATAACTGTCATCGTAAGACCACCTTTTTATGTCGGTATAATCCAAAATCAGTCGATTTCATCTCTTTTTATTATAGCGTATTCCGTATAAACTAGGAATTGTTTTTCATATCGGAATCGTCAAAGGGAGTGACAGCATGAAAGGACAATCAACCACAAAAAAGTTAACCCTATTTGCGCTAACATGGCCAATTTTTATAGAATTGCTTCTACATATGTTAATGGGAAATGCGGACACACTTATGTTGAGTCAATACTCAGATAACTCTGTAGCAGCCGTAGGCGTGGCAAATCAGATTTTTTATGTTTTTATTGTGATGTTTGGTTTCATTGCAGCAGGTACTTCTGTGCTTGTGGCGCAGCATTTTGGTGCAAAGCAATTCAAAGAAGCCGGAGAAATATCTGTTGTTTCAATTGCAGCAAACCTTGTATTTGGTTTAATACTTAGCGGAATTGTTTTGACCTTTAGCGTAAACATGCTAGAGTTCATGGATTTACCTGAGGAATTAATGGGTGAAGCAAACTCATACTTAAAGCTCGTAGGAGGAACTGCCTTTTTACAGGCTTTAATCATGACAATTGGTGCGATTATTAGAAGTTATGGATACACAAAAGACTCTATGTATGTAACCATTGGTATGAATATTATCAATGTCATTGGTAATTACCTCTTTATTTTCGGACCATTAGGAATTCCTGTATTGGGTGTGTTCGGTGTAGCATTATCTACTACTATTAGTAAATTTATAGGTCTAATTGCGATTAGCTATTTATTGTTTAGACGTATCAACCAAGATCTTCCTTTCAAAAGATTGTTCTCTCTTCCAATTCAGCATCTAAAGAATTTACTAGGAATTGGTGTTCCTTCCGCTGGAGAAAACCTTTCATACAGTGGTTCACAAATGGTTATCACGATATTTATAACCATGCTAGGAACAGAAGCACTAACAACAAAAGTATATGCGCATAATTTAATGATGCTTATTTCTCTTTTCAGCATCAGCATTGCCCAAGGAACACAAATCATGATTGGACAAATGGTCGGGGCGCAAAAGCTTAAGAAAGCATATTCGACTTGTTTAAAAAGCTTATACATGGCACTCGTTATCAGTTTTTTAATGGCTATTATTTTTTCTGCTTTTTCAAACTCATTACTATCAATCTTTACATCTAATCAAACGATCATCACATTAGGTGGTACACTGCTACTCTATGCCATTATTCTCGAGCCTGGCCGAGCATTTAATTTAGTAATAATAAGTTCACTGCGAGCCGCTGGAGATGTAAAACTACCAGTTTATATGGGCATTCTTTCTATGTGGGGAATCGCTGTGCCTGTCTCCTACTTTTTAGGAATTCATTTAGGATTTGGTCTTGTCGGTATATGGATCGCCTTTATTCTTGATGAATGGATACGAGGGCTTATCATGCTTTGGAGATGGAGAACAAAAGCATGGGAAAAGAAATCCTTTATTCGAGCAAAAGAAAAAGCTGTGGCGGTTTCAGCAACATAGCTTAATAGTAGTATGGATGCGCAAATAAGAACTATAACTAACACAAAAAACTAACCTTTATTATTGGTTAGTTTTTTCGCGTTAGATTTCCTCACATCCAAGCGTGGAATGTAAACGTTTCATCTATATTAAGTTAACTTTTTTGTTTGTTTTTTAAAAATTTTCTCAAAATTCACTTGATTTATCCTTGATTTTAACATATGATAACTAACATAACGTAACGTGTTAGAAAATATAACATTTTGATAAAGGGGGATTTTACACATGAAAAAAGTCGAGGCGATTATTCGACCTGAAAACTTTCAAGCTCTCCGAGATAAACTTGAAGAAGTTGGAATTAATGGTTTAACCGTTTCGGAGGTTGCTGGGTGTGGCCAACAAAAAGGCCAACAAGGGCTTTTTAGAGGAAATACATTTGAAATAAGACTACTCCCTAAAGTCAAAGTTGAAATGGTTGTTGAAGCAGAATATGTAGATGAAATTGTTCAAATCATCCAATCTACTTGCAGTACAAATACTGTAGGTGATGGAAAAATCTTTATCATTCCAATTGAAAATGCAATTAGAATCCGAACTGGTGAAGATGGGAATAAAGCAATTGTCTAAACTCCAACTAAGAAGGGATGAATTGAAATGAAAAAGAAAATTGCCTCATTACTTATCACAAGCTTCCTAATTGGGTCTGCTGCCTATGCAGAGGATCCCACCGCAGCGTCGGTTAGTGCATCACTAGACTCTACCTGGATTATGCTTGCTGCGTTTCTTGTTTTCTTTATGCATGCGGGATTTGCGATGGTAGAATCAGGGTTTACTAGATCAAAAAACACTCTTAATATTCTAATGAAAAATATCTTAACTGTATCAATTGCCTCGGTCTTATACTTCTTAATAGGTTATGGATTTATGTTTGGTTCAACGGCAGGTGGGTTTATCGGAGTTAATGGTTTTGCTTTAGCTGGGGTGGAAGATATCGGATTCTTCGTTTTCCAAGCAGTCTTTGCGGCAACATGCGCAACCATCATCTCTGGGGCCGTAGCTGAAAGAATGAAATTAGGAAGCTATATGTTTTTAACAATATTGATGACTGGTTTTATCTACCCTGTTGTCGGACACTGGGTATGGCAAGGTGAAGGTTGGTTAACAAATTTAGGCTTTGTTGATTTCGCTGG
Encoded here:
- a CDS encoding MATE family efflux transporter, with protein sequence MKGQSTTKKLTLFALTWPIFIELLLHMLMGNADTLMLSQYSDNSVAAVGVANQIFYVFIVMFGFIAAGTSVLVAQHFGAKQFKEAGEISVVSIAANLVFGLILSGIVLTFSVNMLEFMDLPEELMGEANSYLKLVGGTAFLQALIMTIGAIIRSYGYTKDSMYVTIGMNIINVIGNYLFIFGPLGIPVLGVFGVALSTTISKFIGLIAISYLLFRRINQDLPFKRLFSLPIQHLKNLLGIGVPSAGENLSYSGSQMVITIFITMLGTEALTTKVYAHNLMMLISLFSISIAQGTQIMIGQMVGAQKLKKAYSTCLKSLYMALVISFLMAIIFSAFSNSLLSIFTSNQTIITLGGTLLLYAIILEPGRAFNLVIISSLRAAGDVKLPVYMGILSMWGIAVPVSYFLGIHLGFGLVGIWIAFILDEWIRGLIMLWRWRTKAWEKKSFIRAKEKAVAVSAT
- a CDS encoding P-II family nitrogen regulator — encoded protein: MKKVEAIIRPENFQALRDKLEEVGINGLTVSEVAGCGQQKGQQGLFRGNTFEIRLLPKVKVEMVVEAEYVDEIVQIIQSTCSTNTVGDGKIFIIPIENAIRIRTGEDGNKAIV